GGTTGGCAATGGCACAATTGAAGAAAGTGATTACTCCGAAGAATCACcaaaaatctttcataaagCCTTCTTTCGGCGTCTCTCCTTTAAAGGACTACGCAAAGGAAAGGTTTGTACATAGAGAATCACATAAACACAGGCACTCAGAAACATAATTTATGGGAGCAGTAATAAAAAAACGTAATATCATTAGAACTTTCTATTTTTACAGGCACTATTTCACAAGAGTACCGATGAGGATGGCAATAGTAAGAGCAACAAGAAATTTGCTAAAATAGTGGTGGAATGCCGCAAAGATGGCATAGTCAACAATTTGACACCCGAAAGTTTAGATCAGCCAACCGGCACACAAAAATGGGAGAAATGTCGTTTGGCATTGGTTAAAGCGGTGGGAGGTTACATGTTGGAATTCTATATGCCACCAAAGGCAGCAAAGGTAAGCAATTACATTATTTCactattaaaaagtaaaatactGAGTATTTTTGCTATTACAGCCTCGTTGCGGTGTTTTTTGTTTCCTAATTTCGGAGGCTCGAGAAACGACAGCCTTGGAAATGCCCGATCGTGAGAATACGTTTGTTTTAAAGGCCGACAACAATATGGAATATGTTATAGAGGCTCAAGATGCCGATGATATGCGCAGTTGGTTGGCCACCATACGCTATTGTATGCGTACACCGCCCACACAACAGCCCACAACGGATTCCGAAGTTATGGCAGCTGCCATGCAAACCTCTCCGGTTATAATGAATTCAAATACCAATAGCATGCTAAATGCGGTACAAAATCCACAGTATCATCAACAAAATACCATGGGCTCAAATGGTAATGTGGCACCCAGTAGCTCTCTATCCGAAAATGCCCTCTCCACACTGCAAGCTGGCCACACAGATAATGCGGGCGGAGATACACAGTGCAATGTAGCAGGGCCTGATGTACCACCGCGACGCGGCGAACAACGTTTATCTTCCTCGAGTAATATAGAGCCGTGCGATGGTCTTGATCTCGATTCCGATCTAAATGTCATAGACATCACCAATGAAATGCGGCAGTATCCCTGGTTCCATGGCACACTGCCGCGTTCTGATGCTGCTCGCATGGTTCTGCAAAATGAGGCACAAGGTCACGGTTTCTTCCTAGTACGTCAGAGTGAGACCCGCAAGGGTGAATTTGTACTCACGTTTAACTTCAATGGACGTGCCAAACATTTGCGCATGACACTGTCCGACAAGGGTCAGTGTCGCGTGCAGCACTTGTGGTTCCCTTCCATACAGGAAATGCTGGAACATTTTAGACACAATCCTATACCGCTCGAGTCGGGCGGTACATCAGATGTTACTCTCACCGAGTACATACACAATCAAGGAGTTCCTTACAATAATAATCAAACGCATGATACCAATAATGGTGGCACAACGGCGTTGGATAATAATGGTACAATGACCGGCGGAACGGGAGCTTCAACAGCCAGCGTTAATGGTACATCACAGCAACAGcttcagcagcagcaacaagatCCATCACCGAGACATGTGAGATAGCCTAAATTTTGGAGTCCATTCAGTGTcagtgatgatttttttttattttttattttaagtttttatcattttgttttttgcgagcttaatttttttcatttgatctCAGTATGGAAGAAGATAATAAGGGAATATGTTTAGATGGGTATACATTTTGATAGAAatcaagaaattaaattttgcgttcaacatgttttatttatggcgaacaattttataattgcGATATATGTTTCTTTAACTCAAGTAATGTTCTATAGACGAAAATGGATATCGCCAGTTTACCAAAGGTTCAAAAGAactaattcttaattaaattttcgcattgacctgcgacttaaggaaaccccacaagaaaaagtctaatggGGTCAAATGGAATGACCTCGGTCCAATTCACATCACGTGGCAATTCACATCACGTGTTTGGCACGTAGAGCCTTCCGTttaaaaccacatgtcgttggtgtccacATCATTTAATTCAGTCCAAAAGAAGTTGATAATCACTGACATATAGCGCTTGCCTTTGACGGTGATGGCATGGCCAACCAACGTCGTTCTCGAAGAAATATGGACTGATGTTGCCGCTAGCTCAAAATCTTCACCAAACATTGACTTTTCCAAGATGCTTTGGACGCTATTGGGTATGTGAATTGGTATTGTcccaaattgaaaaattttgtcgaattcattaatttagaaATGGGACTCACTGATGATAATTTTGATCATTTGCACGTGTATTGAACGCTATATCCGCACATGGTGTttttgcaaaacaaactgaataaatgacagcatATTCTGCAGaagtagcttcaacaatatgaccgctaacaactgtcaaagttcggaagtccatATTGGAAGACCCattagatagcggagtcgatatagccatgtccggcTGTCTGTTGTAATCAACATTCTCCAACCCGCTAAtaatgggtcgattatggatggcaaccgaacttcagttgcgttaCCAGAGCACAACCATAAATTTCTGATTGCCAAATTTGGCAACGGAAATGATAGCTACCTGTTGCCATCTGTAATACCATTTAGGCAGCTTGGCAGCGCATCTGAA
The nucleotide sequence above comes from Calliphora vicina chromosome 1, idCalVici1.1, whole genome shotgun sequence. Encoded proteins:
- the Lnk gene encoding SH2B adapter protein 2, which encodes MGGNSTAAFSIGGYIGGTGGSSLGGSSAGAVGGAVASDLIPSTSMLNSNSSGIPYASGTSWEEFSDRHARVAAADFAKACINYINGSFTAEEARNLSHRNFGQKFLESFAEHYEKEFFRRRNNLKVGNGTIEESDYSEESPKIFHKAFFRRLSFKGLRKGKNFLFLQALFHKSTDEDGNSKSNKKFAKIVVECRKDGIVNNLTPESLDQPTGTQKWEKCRLALVKAVGGYMLEFYMPPKAAKPRCGVFCFLISEARETTALEMPDRENTFVLKADNNMEYVIEAQDADDMRSWLATIRYCMRTPPTQQPTTDSEVMAAAMQTSPVIMNSNTNSMLNAVQNPQYHQQNTMGSNGNVAPSSSLSENALSTLQAGHTDNAGGDTQCNVAGPDVPPRRGEQRLSSSSNIEPCDGLDLDSDLNVIDITNEMRQYPWFHGTLPRSDAARMVLQNEAQGHGFFLVRQSETRKGEFVLTFNFNGRAKHLRMTLSDKGQCRVQHLWFPSIQEMLEHFRHNPIPLESGGTSDVTLTEYIHNQGVPYNNNQTHDTNNGGTTALDNNGTMTGGTGASTASVNGTSQQQLQQQQQDPSPRHSQDVISMNCSVRLKTNEMDLALLLAAGVATRHNNNHQQQQLTQQQLQSQQHLQQTNTTTITSNATSNTTSSNNQNHNHNNHTNNSSSNTQQQHHHTQNLNSFDHHQSTASTTMFEQRTTPVPNALEMMRASSPITSVNDSTQYLRASSVSLQSQANTGGGSGGGGGSNRHQQQHLQFNDSTGSTQNTTPRAVDNQYSFV